From the genome of Actinacidiphila yeochonensis CN732, one region includes:
- a CDS encoding carbon-nitrogen family hydrolase encodes MRATLLQIDVDPAEKPADRRARVAALVRAQVGADLVVLPELWPVGAFASDAFADEAEPLGPALDASPTAEAMAAAARDAGVWLHAGSVVERDADGPLFNTSLVFAPDGSLRAAYRKIHRFGFDRGEATLMAAGQTVTTVRHPAAVLGLATCYDLRFPELFRLLVDAGAEVLVLPAGWPARRLPHWRVLVQARAVESQAYVLACGTAGTHAGVEQAGHSLVVDPWGEILAEAGPGEQVLTVDFDPARVAATRAEFPVLRDRVLGLAPPERA; translated from the coding sequence GTGCGCGCAACGCTTCTCCAGATCGACGTGGACCCGGCCGAGAAGCCCGCTGACCGGCGGGCGCGGGTGGCGGCGCTGGTGAGGGCGCAGGTGGGGGCCGACCTCGTGGTGCTTCCCGAGCTGTGGCCGGTCGGCGCGTTCGCCTCCGACGCCTTCGCGGACGAGGCCGAGCCGCTGGGCCCCGCCCTGGACGCGAGCCCCACCGCCGAGGCGATGGCGGCGGCGGCCCGGGACGCCGGGGTGTGGCTGCACGCGGGCTCCGTCGTGGAGCGGGACGCGGACGGGCCGCTGTTCAACACCTCGCTGGTCTTCGCCCCGGACGGGTCCCTGCGGGCGGCCTACCGCAAGATCCACCGGTTCGGTTTCGACCGGGGAGAAGCCACTCTGATGGCTGCGGGCCAAACGGTGACCACCGTCCGCCACCCGGCCGCCGTGCTGGGGCTCGCCACCTGTTACGACCTGCGTTTTCCCGAACTCTTCCGGCTGCTGGTGGACGCCGGCGCGGAAGTCCTCGTCCTCCCGGCCGGCTGGCCCGCCCGGCGGCTGCCGCACTGGCGGGTGCTGGTCCAGGCCCGGGCCGTCGAGTCCCAGGCGTACGTACTGGCGTGCGGTACGGCGGGCACGCACGCGGGCGTCGAGCAGGCCGGACACAGCCTCGTCGTCGATCCATGGGGCGAGATCCTGGCGGAGGCGGGTCCGGGCGAGCAGGTCCTCACCGTCGATTTCGACCCCGCCAGGGTCGCGGCCACCCGCGCGGAGTTCCCCGTCCTGCGCGACCGCGTCCTCGGCCTAGCTCCGCCCGAAAGAGCGTAA
- a CDS encoding ATP-binding protein has product MPEIPVVPSFWRFPADPACVRRARHVVTEALPGPLRRQLGDELGLVASELVTNAIRYGSCTGEEEQVEVVLWPADGHYWLAVSDAGSGGLKPVVRQAGADAERGRGLLLVEAVAAAWGVVPRPVRGRSVVAGLAVGPDVKRA; this is encoded by the coding sequence ATGCCCGAAATCCCTGTCGTGCCCTCCTTCTGGCGCTTCCCCGCCGACCCGGCCTGCGTGCGGCGGGCCCGGCACGTCGTCACGGAGGCGTTGCCCGGGCCGCTGCGGCGGCAGCTGGGCGACGAGTTGGGGCTCGTCGCGAGCGAGCTGGTCACCAACGCGATCCGGTACGGGAGTTGTACGGGTGAGGAGGAGCAGGTGGAGGTGGTGCTGTGGCCGGCCGACGGGCACTACTGGCTGGCCGTGTCGGACGCGGGCTCCGGTGGGCTCAAGCCGGTGGTGCGGCAGGCCGGGGCGGACGCGGAGCGGGGGCGCGGGCTGCTGCTGGTGGAGGCGGTGGCGGCCGCGTGGGGGGTCGTGCCGCGCCCGGTGCGGGGCAGGTCGGTCGTGGCGGGGCTCGCCGTCGGGCCGGACGTCAAGCGCGCGTGA
- a CDS encoding helix-turn-helix domain-containing protein, whose product MREPTARQRRLGDELRQLRLSAGQSTEYAARLLGLDRAKISNMEAGTRIISSERIRTLASNYDCADDAYVAALVAMAEQRDHGWWERHRGTLPPGLLDIAELEWHARRILTVQTVHVPGLLHTEDYARSIFDTVLPPLSRLEVELRVQHRLERQRVLDIQPALPYVGYVHEAALHMQFGGRKVMRDQLDRLSAASERDHITVRVIPFDIGIFPGAGHALLYAEGPVRQLDTVQVDTAHGAEFVHAEAQLAKYRAHLDWMDEHCLSPSKSRDVVHSIARQL is encoded by the coding sequence ATGCGTGAACCTACTGCGCGGCAAAGGCGCCTTGGTGATGAACTACGACAACTGCGCCTGTCAGCAGGTCAAAGCACCGAGTACGCCGCCCGTCTGCTTGGACTGGACCGTGCCAAGATCTCCAACATGGAGGCGGGCACCCGCATCATCAGCTCCGAGCGAATCCGCACGCTGGCCAGCAACTATGACTGCGCTGACGACGCCTACGTAGCCGCACTGGTGGCCATGGCGGAGCAGCGTGATCACGGTTGGTGGGAGCGCCACCGTGGCACTCTGCCGCCGGGGCTTCTCGACATCGCTGAACTTGAATGGCACGCCAGGCGCATCCTCACTGTGCAAACCGTGCACGTACCAGGTCTGTTGCACACGGAGGACTACGCTCGCTCCATCTTCGACACGGTTCTCCCGCCGCTGTCACGTCTGGAGGTTGAGCTGCGAGTGCAGCATCGGTTGGAGCGGCAGCGTGTTCTCGACATCCAGCCTGCGCTGCCGTACGTCGGATACGTCCACGAAGCGGCACTACACATGCAGTTCGGGGGTCGCAAGGTCATGCGGGATCAGCTCGATCGCCTGTCTGCCGCATCGGAACGCGACCACATCACGGTGAGGGTGATTCCCTTCGACATCGGAATCTTCCCGGGTGCAGGGCATGCCCTTCTCTACGCGGAGGGGCCTGTGCGCCAACTCGACACTGTGCAGGTGGACACTGCTCACGGAGCCGAGTTCGTCCACGCCGAGGCTCAGCTCGCCAAGTACCGCGCGCACCTCGACTGGATGGACGAGCACTGCTTGAGTCCATCGAAGTCCCGTGACGTCGTTCACTCCATCGCCCGTCAGCTCTGA
- a CDS encoding class IV adenylate cyclase: MPQIEFEAKALEVDPADTALRIAAVGGEHVADRVMRRYVYDIRPGETGRWIRLRDTGSEVTLCVKEISGTGVDGTLETETAVGDFDTTHELLGRLGFEPKAYQENRRSSWLLDTVRLEIDTWPLIPPYLEIEGDDAQQVWLAADRLGISRADLTSENTTAVYARYGIDLGDIPDLRFTS, from the coding sequence ATGCCGCAGATCGAGTTCGAAGCGAAGGCCCTGGAGGTCGACCCTGCCGACACCGCCCTGCGGATCGCCGCAGTGGGCGGAGAGCACGTGGCAGACCGCGTGATGCGCCGGTACGTCTACGACATCCGTCCGGGCGAGACGGGCCGGTGGATTCGCCTCCGGGACACCGGCAGCGAGGTGACGCTGTGCGTCAAGGAGATCTCCGGGACCGGGGTGGACGGGACCCTTGAGACCGAGACCGCCGTCGGCGACTTCGACACGACTCACGAACTCCTGGGCCGCCTCGGCTTCGAGCCCAAGGCGTACCAGGAGAACCGGCGTTCGTCCTGGCTACTGGACACAGTGCGGCTGGAGATCGACACCTGGCCGCTGATCCCGCCGTACCTGGAGATCGAGGGGGACGACGCCCAGCAGGTCTGGCTGGCCGCAGACCGGCTGGGGATCAGCCGCGCCGACCTCACGAGCGAGAACACCACGGCCGTCTACGCCCGGTACGGCATCGACCTGGGCGACATCCCCGACCTGCGTTTCACCAGCTGA
- a CDS encoding acyltransferase family protein, whose product MTQALLRPGRRPPRPEAAGHPPGGTGDRRADIQGLRAVAVTLVVLSHAGVRQFSGGYLGVDVFFVISGFLITSMLVGELDRTGRISVPRFYARRALRLLPASTLVGVVTLVGSYLYLSKARFAEYAGDAIASGLYAVNIRLAVNGTDYLQATDPPSPFQHFWSLAVEEQFYVVWPLVLAAAYLVARRGRAARTAAAEAGAEGRTDWSTEGRTDWRTTAVPAGIAFVLLAISFVLSVHTTRTSPSWAYFGSQTRAWELAAGALLALCANRLRSMPPLLAGTLSWVGLAAVVGAALTFDDTTAFPGYAALVPVAGTVLVLAGGSVRSRFGGEMLLRQRPLTGIGGLSYGWYLWHWPLLVILPSALDRPGAGVRTRLAVCVFALFLAWLTLRFVENPIRFGAAFRNRPRRALGLGAGLTAGAVALAVLAALFPPAIDSGRPAPSLAAAVEKAADPQARLAQLLAEPNKVIPSNLSPGLTKIKAARSAVYRDGCHVSTTSVAVPPCVYGDPASDTTVVLFGDSHAAQWFPALELLARERHWRLISLTKASCKVADVTIISGGKPYTSCDTWRSKALARIAELRPDLVITSSSDAGNPAHPDPAGALQQWTKGFERTYKALGASGAEVAALLDTPWPASDAVDCAGTHPLDLGRCANTRGGAEQDPHKPAAIRAAAKATGATVIDPWPWMCGSRVCPVLVGDTFVYRDDSHMADAYAHALAPVLGAELTRRFTKL is encoded by the coding sequence GTGACCCAAGCACTGCTGCGGCCCGGACGACGCCCGCCGAGGCCGGAAGCGGCGGGGCACCCGCCGGGTGGGACCGGGGACCGGCGGGCGGACATCCAGGGGCTGCGGGCCGTGGCCGTCACGCTCGTCGTGCTGTCGCACGCCGGGGTCCGGCAGTTCAGCGGCGGCTACCTGGGCGTCGACGTCTTCTTCGTCATATCCGGCTTCCTCATCACGTCCATGCTCGTGGGCGAGCTGGACCGCACCGGCCGCATATCCGTGCCGCGCTTCTACGCCCGGCGGGCCCTGCGCCTGCTGCCCGCCTCCACCCTGGTCGGGGTCGTGACGCTGGTCGGGTCGTACCTCTACCTCTCGAAGGCGCGCTTCGCCGAGTACGCGGGCGACGCGATCGCGAGTGGCCTGTACGCGGTCAACATCCGCCTCGCCGTGAACGGCACCGACTACCTCCAGGCGACCGACCCGCCCTCGCCCTTCCAGCACTTCTGGTCGCTGGCCGTGGAGGAGCAGTTCTACGTGGTGTGGCCGCTGGTGCTGGCGGCCGCGTACCTGGTCGCGCGGCGCGGGCGAGCAGCACGAACGGCGGCAGCGGAGGCAGGAGCGGAAGGGCGGACGGACTGGAGCACGGAAGGGCGGACGGACTGGCGGACGACCGCCGTGCCGGCCGGGATCGCCTTCGTCCTCCTCGCGATCTCGTTCGTCCTGAGCGTCCACACGACGCGGACCTCCCCCTCATGGGCCTACTTCGGCTCGCAGACGCGGGCGTGGGAGCTGGCCGCCGGGGCGCTCCTCGCGCTCTGCGCCAACCGTCTGCGGAGCATGCCGCCGCTGCTCGCCGGGACACTCTCCTGGGTGGGCCTGGCGGCCGTCGTCGGGGCGGCCCTCACGTTCGACGACACCACCGCGTTCCCCGGGTACGCGGCCCTCGTTCCCGTCGCGGGCACCGTGCTCGTACTGGCGGGCGGCAGCGTCCGCAGCCGTTTCGGCGGTGAGATGCTGCTGCGGCAGCGCCCGTTGACCGGCATCGGCGGCCTCTCCTACGGCTGGTACCTGTGGCACTGGCCGCTGCTCGTGATCCTGCCCAGCGCCCTGGACCGGCCCGGTGCCGGCGTGCGCACCCGGCTCGCGGTGTGCGTGTTCGCCCTGTTCCTGGCCTGGCTGACGCTGCGGTTCGTGGAGAACCCGATACGGTTCGGCGCCGCCTTCCGGAACCGCCCGCGCCGGGCGCTGGGGCTGGGGGCCGGCCTCACGGCGGGGGCCGTGGCGCTCGCCGTCCTCGCGGCGCTCTTCCCGCCCGCGATCGACTCCGGCCGCCCGGCGCCGAGCCTGGCCGCGGCCGTCGAAAAGGCGGCGGACCCGCAGGCACGCCTGGCCCAGCTGCTGGCCGAGCCGAACAAGGTCATCCCCAGCAACCTCTCGCCCGGCCTCACCAAGATCAAGGCGGCCCGTTCCGCGGTGTACCGGGACGGCTGCCACGTCAGCACGACCTCGGTCGCCGTGCCGCCCTGCGTGTACGGCGACCCCGCGTCGGACACCACGGTGGTGCTCTTCGGCGACTCGCACGCCGCCCAGTGGTTCCCGGCCCTGGAACTCCTCGCCCGTGAGCGCCACTGGCGGCTCATCTCCCTGACGAAGGCGTCGTGCAAGGTCGCCGACGTCACCATCATCAGCGGCGGCAAGCCGTACACCTCGTGCGACACCTGGCGTTCGAAGGCCCTGGCGCGCATCGCCGAGCTGCGGCCCGACCTGGTGATCACCTCCTCGTCCGACGCCGGCAACCCCGCACACCCGGACCCCGCGGGCGCGCTCCAGCAGTGGACGAAGGGCTTCGAGCGGACGTACAAGGCGCTCGGCGCGAGCGGGGCCGAGGTGGCGGCGCTCCTCGACACGCCGTGGCCCGCGTCGGACGCGGTCGACTGCGCGGGGACGCATCCGCTGGACCTCGGGCGGTGCGCGAACACGCGCGGCGGCGCGGAGCAGGACCCGCACAAGCCCGCCGCCATCCGGGCCGCCGCGAAGGCCACCGGGGCCACGGTCATCGACCCCTGGCCCTGGATGTGCGGGTCGCGGGTGTGCCCGGTGCTGGTGGGCGACACGTTCGTCTACCGCGACGACAGCCACATGGCGGACGCCTACGCGCATGCCCTGGCCCCGGTCCTCGGCGCCGAGCTCACCCGGCGGTTCACGAAGCTGTGA
- a CDS encoding GNAT family N-acetyltransferase yields the protein MSDLGIAAWPPAPIRTERLVLREPEARDRAAFVELLASPEAHTYLGGPRPRGELERELPATPERWPGSFVVDLDGAMIGQILLRRATEHRCPAAAGKADLGYLFLPRAWGFGYATEACAAALDWFDGVLPGEPVVLTTQSANTGSMRLAAKLGFTEVERFQAWDAEQWLGLRPPVTPSA from the coding sequence GTGTCAGATCTTGGTATCGCCGCCTGGCCGCCCGCGCCGATCAGGACCGAGAGGCTCGTGCTCCGTGAGCCCGAGGCCCGGGACCGTGCGGCGTTCGTCGAACTGCTGGCGTCGCCGGAGGCGCACACCTACCTCGGCGGCCCCCGCCCACGCGGCGAGCTGGAGCGCGAGCTGCCCGCGACACCCGAGCGGTGGCCCGGGAGCTTCGTCGTCGATCTCGACGGGGCGATGATCGGCCAGATCCTGCTCAGGAGGGCAACGGAGCACCGCTGCCCGGCTGCCGCGGGGAAGGCCGACCTCGGCTACCTGTTCCTGCCCCGGGCATGGGGGTTCGGGTACGCCACCGAGGCGTGCGCGGCGGCACTCGACTGGTTCGACGGCGTCCTCCCCGGCGAGCCGGTGGTGCTCACCACCCAGAGCGCCAACACCGGCTCGATGCGCCTCGCGGCCAAACTGGGGTTCACCGAGGTGGAACGGTTCCAGGCATGGGACGCCGAGCAGTGGCTCGGCCTGCGGCCCCCGGTCACGCCGTCCGCCTGA
- a CDS encoding LURP-one-related/scramblase family protein: MKYVVREKMFAVGDDYWVEDEHGRRAFYVDGKVLRLRETLEIQDASGAVVAVVHQKLLSLRDAMTIERDGQTLVTVRKKRLALLHDVYRAELASGEELEIRGDLLDKEYDIEWEGERLARISRRWFSLRDAYAIDVERDDADASMLIAVAVCVDRLVDKEHDSH; encoded by the coding sequence ATGAAATACGTGGTGCGGGAGAAGATGTTCGCGGTCGGCGACGACTACTGGGTCGAGGACGAGCACGGGCGCCGGGCGTTCTACGTCGACGGCAAGGTGCTGCGGCTGCGGGAGACGCTGGAGATCCAGGACGCGTCCGGGGCGGTGGTGGCGGTGGTGCACCAGAAGCTGCTCAGCCTGCGCGACGCCATGACGATCGAACGGGACGGCCAGACCCTGGTCACCGTCCGCAAGAAGCGGCTGGCGCTGCTCCACGACGTGTACCGGGCGGAGCTGGCCTCCGGCGAGGAGCTGGAGATCCGCGGCGACCTGCTCGACAAGGAGTACGACATCGAGTGGGAGGGCGAGCGCCTGGCCCGCATCTCGCGCCGCTGGTTCTCCCTGCGCGACGCGTACGCCATCGACGTCGAACGGGACGACGCGGACGCGTCCATGCTGATCGCCGTCGCGGTGTGCGTCGACCGCCTCGTCGACAAGGAGCACGACTCCCACTGA
- a CDS encoding Fic family protein encodes MYSRLDAALAELNERFGGLPSPREAQEIWDDIWHEEAHHSTALEGNTLVLREVEALLEQGRAVGAKPLREYNEVQGYADAARWVYGQALEPDAWHDGRLLTIAEIRHIHHAAMTPVWDVAPHADANGRETPGNFREHAIAPFAEGMTPPDWPLVPACVEQWVGDVCAVGRGIESGGDLGKPLPEVLADIHNRFERIHPFIDGNGRTGRLVLNLVLVRLGYPPIIILKRQRDAYLSALRRADSGDCGALGELVARAMEDNLNRFIVPNVAGPARLVPLAALVDEEHSLAALRQAAQRGRLSAVQGADGVWRASRKSVAAYRASKHKRRPRAGDG; translated from the coding sequence GTGTACTCACGACTGGACGCGGCGCTGGCTGAGCTGAACGAACGCTTCGGAGGGTTGCCGAGCCCGAGGGAGGCCCAGGAGATCTGGGACGACATCTGGCACGAGGAGGCCCACCACTCGACAGCCTTGGAAGGCAACACCCTCGTTCTGCGAGAAGTCGAGGCCCTCCTCGAACAGGGGCGGGCCGTCGGAGCCAAACCGCTGCGGGAGTACAACGAGGTCCAGGGCTACGCGGATGCCGCGCGATGGGTCTACGGTCAAGCTCTGGAGCCGGACGCCTGGCACGATGGGCGACTCCTCACCATTGCCGAGATCCGCCACATCCATCACGCGGCCATGACACCGGTCTGGGACGTGGCTCCCCACGCTGACGCCAACGGCAGGGAGACGCCCGGGAACTTTCGGGAGCATGCCATCGCCCCCTTCGCGGAAGGGATGACCCCTCCGGACTGGCCGCTCGTGCCTGCCTGCGTCGAGCAGTGGGTCGGCGACGTCTGTGCCGTCGGGCGCGGCATCGAGAGCGGTGGAGACCTGGGCAAACCCCTGCCGGAAGTCCTCGCGGATATTCACAACCGTTTCGAGCGTATCCATCCGTTCATCGACGGTAACGGGCGTACGGGCCGACTGGTGCTGAACCTTGTCCTGGTGCGTCTGGGGTACCCGCCGATCATCATTCTCAAGAGGCAGCGGGACGCATACCTGTCCGCGCTCCGCCGCGCGGACTCCGGCGACTGCGGAGCTCTGGGGGAACTGGTGGCGAGGGCGATGGAGGACAACCTGAACCGCTTCATCGTCCCCAACGTCGCCGGCCCGGCCCGCTTGGTGCCTTTGGCGGCTCTCGTGGACGAGGAGCACTCGCTGGCCGCCCTGCGGCAGGCGGCGCAACGTGGTCGGCTCAGCGCGGTCCAAGGAGCGGACGGGGTCTGGCGCGCTTCTCGAAAGTCCGTGGCCGCGTACCGTGCCAGCAAACACAAGCGGAGGCCCAGAGCCGGTGACGGCTGA
- a CDS encoding NHL domain-containing thioredoxin family protein yields MTARARVRAPELVGKGGWLNTGDKQPTLADLRGSIVILDFWTFCCVNCLHVLDELRELEERHRDTVVIVGVHSPKFVHEAEHGAVVDAVERYGVHHPVLDDPELATWRQYAVRAWPTLVVIDPEGYVVAQHAGEGHAHALEQLVTRLEHEHAAKGTLRRGDGPYVPPEPVATDLRFPGKMVALPGGHFLVSDSTRHALVELAADGETVVRRIGTGERGLVDGDPGTARFNEPQGLALLPPVAGTTGVGSVIVADTVNHALRRVDLETGLVTTVAGTGRQWWQGSPSSGAALEVDLSSPWDVAWFEDRVWIAMAGVHQLWTYDPATGRVGAAAGTTNEGLVDGQAGDAWFAQPSGLSAAGGRLWVADSETSAVRWVEQGAGDDDGYVVRTAVGTGLFDFGHRDGPAGQALLQHPLGVTALPDGSVAVSDTYNNALRRYDPATGEVSTLATDLREPSDAAVVDGDILVVESAAHRLTRMRLPEEAVRVEAVAHRTRREATEVAAGPFRLDVVFTAPAGQKLDDRYGPSTRLLVSSTPPELLAKGAGKGTDLFRDLELDPAVPEGVLHVSAMAASCDDDEANEYPACHVHQQDWGVPVRLTGDGAARLGLVLAGMDPAEAEQG; encoded by the coding sequence ATGACTGCACGTGCACGCGTCCGGGCGCCTGAGCTGGTGGGCAAGGGCGGCTGGCTGAACACCGGTGACAAGCAACCCACCCTCGCCGACCTGCGCGGCTCCATCGTGATCCTCGACTTCTGGACGTTCTGCTGTGTGAACTGCCTGCACGTCCTGGACGAGCTGCGGGAGCTGGAGGAGCGGCACCGCGACACGGTGGTGATCGTGGGGGTCCACTCGCCGAAGTTCGTGCACGAGGCCGAGCACGGCGCCGTGGTGGACGCGGTGGAGCGGTACGGGGTGCACCACCCGGTGCTGGACGACCCGGAGCTGGCCACCTGGCGGCAGTACGCCGTACGGGCGTGGCCGACGCTCGTGGTGATCGACCCCGAGGGCTACGTGGTGGCCCAGCACGCCGGCGAGGGGCACGCCCACGCGCTGGAGCAGCTGGTCACCCGGCTGGAGCACGAGCACGCCGCCAAGGGCACCCTGCGCCGGGGCGACGGACCGTACGTGCCGCCGGAGCCGGTCGCCACGGACCTGCGCTTCCCCGGCAAGATGGTGGCGCTGCCCGGCGGGCACTTCCTGGTGTCGGACTCCACCCGGCACGCCCTCGTGGAGCTGGCCGCCGACGGCGAGACCGTGGTGCGGCGGATCGGCACCGGCGAGCGCGGCCTGGTCGACGGCGACCCGGGCACCGCCCGGTTCAACGAGCCGCAGGGCCTCGCGCTGCTGCCCCCGGTGGCGGGGACGACCGGCGTGGGCAGCGTGATCGTCGCCGACACCGTGAACCACGCGCTGCGCCGGGTGGACCTCGAAACCGGCCTCGTCACCACCGTCGCCGGCACCGGCCGCCAGTGGTGGCAGGGCTCGCCCAGCTCGGGGGCGGCGCTGGAGGTGGACCTGTCCTCGCCGTGGGACGTGGCCTGGTTCGAGGACCGGGTGTGGATCGCGATGGCCGGCGTGCACCAGCTGTGGACGTACGACCCGGCCACCGGCCGGGTGGGTGCCGCCGCGGGCACCACCAACGAGGGGCTGGTCGACGGGCAGGCCGGCGACGCCTGGTTCGCGCAGCCCTCGGGCCTGTCCGCAGCCGGCGGCCGGCTGTGGGTGGCCGACTCGGAGACCTCCGCCGTGCGCTGGGTGGAGCAGGGCGCCGGGGACGACGACGGCTACGTGGTGCGCACCGCCGTGGGCACCGGCCTCTTCGACTTCGGGCACCGGGACGGCCCGGCCGGCCAGGCGCTGCTCCAGCACCCGCTGGGCGTCACCGCGCTGCCGGACGGCTCGGTCGCCGTCAGCGACACCTACAACAACGCGCTGCGCCGCTACGACCCGGCCACCGGCGAGGTCTCCACGCTCGCCACCGACCTGCGGGAGCCCTCGGACGCCGCCGTGGTGGACGGCGACATCCTGGTGGTGGAGTCGGCGGCGCACCGGCTGACCCGGATGCGCCTGCCGGAGGAGGCCGTACGGGTGGAGGCCGTCGCGCACCGCACCCGCCGGGAGGCCACCGAGGTGGCGGCCGGGCCGTTCCGCCTCGACGTGGTCTTCACCGCGCCGGCCGGCCAGAAGCTCGACGACCGCTACGGGCCCTCCACCCGGCTGCTGGTCAGCTCCACCCCGCCGGAGCTGCTGGCGAAGGGCGCCGGCAAGGGCACCGACCTCTTCCGCGACCTGGAGCTGGACCCGGCGGTGCCGGAGGGCGTGCTGCACGTCTCGGCGATGGCGGCGTCCTGCGACGACGACGAGGCCAACGAGTACCCGGCCTGCCACGTCCACCAGCAGGACTGGGGCGTCCCGGTGCGGCTGACCGGGGACGGCGCCGCCCGGCTCGGGCTGGTCCTCGCGGGCATGGACCCCGCCGAGGCCGAGCAGGGCTGA
- a CDS encoding MerR family transcriptional regulator, translated as MTTAEEIGSTWSIGEVGELTGLSTYTLRFYEQEGLLAPVRRNAAGRRVFTREEVGWLRVCTKLRATGMPLPEIRRYAELVLAGSGNEQERFALLRRHEERVEHQIADLQEALAVIHRKVGVYARHLAEGTADDLWRNGPECPPEPGAE; from the coding sequence ATGACCACCGCTGAGGAGATCGGGTCCACGTGGAGTATCGGCGAGGTCGGTGAACTGACCGGGCTGAGCACCTACACGCTGCGCTTCTACGAGCAGGAGGGACTGCTGGCGCCCGTGCGCCGGAACGCCGCCGGGCGGCGCGTGTTCACCCGGGAGGAGGTGGGGTGGCTGCGGGTGTGCACGAAGCTGCGCGCGACGGGGATGCCGCTGCCGGAGATCCGCCGCTACGCGGAACTCGTCCTGGCGGGCAGCGGCAACGAGCAGGAGCGGTTCGCGCTCCTGCGCCGGCACGAGGAGAGGGTCGAGCACCAGATCGCCGACCTCCAGGAGGCCCTGGCCGTCATCCACCGCAAGGTCGGCGTCTACGCCCGGCACCTCGCCGAGGGCACCGCCGACGACCTGTGGCGCAACGGCCCCGAGTGCCCCCCGGAGCCCGGCGCGGAGTAG
- a CDS encoding SDR family oxidoreductase, which yields MSATWFITGTSSGFGRLLTERLLARGDRVAATLRRPEALDDLREAHGDRLWTARLDVTDAEQARQVVDDAFARFGTVDVVVNNAGYGVFASVEEASDEQIRQVIDTNLLGSINVIRAALPHLRAQRSGHILQVSTAGGQTTYPNFGYYHASKWGIEGFCETVAQEIAPFGIHLTIVEPGATPTGFGRSMATAPVMPEYEDTPAGMVRRAVASGQLPLPNDPGKIADAMIDVVDTGSAPLRLPLGVDTFRDVRASLAARLAEHDAHRDAALGVARTDVAAEAAG from the coding sequence ATGTCCGCCACGTGGTTCATCACCGGCACCTCGTCCGGCTTCGGCCGCCTGCTCACCGAGCGGCTGCTGGCCCGAGGCGACCGCGTCGCCGCGACGCTGCGCCGGCCCGAGGCACTGGACGACCTGCGCGAGGCCCACGGCGACCGCCTGTGGACCGCCCGGCTCGACGTGACCGACGCCGAGCAGGCGCGCCAGGTCGTCGACGACGCCTTCGCCCGCTTCGGCACGGTCGACGTGGTCGTCAACAACGCCGGCTACGGCGTGTTCGCCTCCGTCGAGGAGGCGAGCGACGAGCAGATCCGGCAGGTGATCGACACCAACCTGCTCGGCTCGATCAACGTCATCCGCGCCGCGCTCCCGCACCTGCGCGCCCAACGGAGCGGCCACATCCTCCAGGTCTCGACCGCCGGCGGCCAGACCACCTACCCCAACTTCGGCTACTACCACGCCTCGAAGTGGGGCATCGAGGGCTTCTGCGAGACGGTGGCCCAGGAGATCGCCCCCTTCGGCATCCACCTGACCATCGTCGAACCCGGCGCGACGCCGACCGGATTCGGCCGGTCCATGGCCACCGCACCGGTCATGCCGGAGTACGAGGACACCCCGGCGGGCATGGTGCGGCGCGCCGTCGCGAGCGGCCAGCTCCCCCTGCCCAACGACCCGGGGAAGATCGCCGACGCGATGATCGACGTCGTGGACACCGGGTCCGCGCCCCTGCGCCTGCCCCTCGGCGTCGACACCTTCCGCGACGTCCGGGCGTCCCTCGCCGCCCGCCTCGCCGAGCACGACGCCCACCGGGACGCGGCCCTCGGGGTGGCGAGGACGGACGTCGCGGCCGAGGCGGCGGGGTAG